From the Helianthus annuus cultivar XRQ/B chromosome 17, HanXRQr2.0-SUNRISE, whole genome shotgun sequence genome, the window GCAACTTATGGTATTGGTGGAAAAGTTATATGTAATGCATTGGAAAAGTGTACTGATTTCCATGTGTAAACCTTTTAGTAAtaggtcatggtattgtacatcatgattattcacatataccactaaCTTTATAGTAAGAAACTAGAGTAATGCATGCGTTTTAGAAGTTATTTTGATTCTTCCAAAGAAAACAAATTAGTCTTGGTAAATGTAGAATCTGGAATAGCTCCCATGATAGCAATAATGAaatgagttcttgattatcataagagatataatggttgacttatcccactagtcatgctctagttttcttctgtaatacttttatcaaaaaaGAGAAGTAGGATTATCATATCTTGAGAAATAATCAATAATCCAACAAGATCAAATTTTGTAGAAACTCTTtagtaagcaaaacattttaggttttgaaattagAGTGGATAAAATAGATGAGATACAAACTTAAGAAGAAACTTGGAGTGATTTACATTATGGGGTAATCAAGTAAGGCATACACAAATCATTATATTGAAGATATAGTCTacaataacaccaaaataatagactaatttaaggttctacctgaattttggcttcgctttgactttgaccaaaattcagacattatgaacgtacataaataacaaattgtcttgatgttctaaataaatttggcttcgctttggctttgaccaaaatttatgcattatgaacatacataatagattgacttattgttctacatgaactttggcttcgctttggctgtgaccaaatttcatgtattatgaacataCGTAAATAAAACCCAAGTTAATGTTTAGCCTGTACTTTGGCTTCGCTATGGCTTTGACCAAATTTCAGGCATAATGAACGATATAAATAATAGACCGTCTTtagtgttctacatgaactctggcttcgctttggctttgaccaaaatcatatattatgaacacacataaatatagactgtctcaatgttctacatgaactttggcttcgctttggctttgaccaaaattcatgtatcatgatgaacacacatacacataaggtaaagcacataaatataacataacacctttgggccagaaatgaaatatttatgtaaattatgCTAATACAGATAATTACATAAGATGGCATAACTAAAGCTTCAATGTTTAATCAAATGATATCCCGTTGGTTCAATCATCGATCATTGAAGTTCGCCATAAAACTTGCATACTTAAGTTGGACCATTCACAAGTTAGTCCCATATTAGAGCAAAAATAAGCAAATAAATAACTGAGGCTTGCAAACCGATTTTGACATCTTTGCAAAACGATTTCATAATTTGCAAGATAATTTTGCCAAAATAATTAACTAATTAGCCAATTTCAATACTTTTCATCTATACCAAATTAAATCACCATTAAGAAGTTTGTTGGTGTGTGATTGAAATAAGTCACCAGCATTTAGAATAAATTGATTTAATCGATCATCAAtagatttataaaaaaataatgctAATTTAGTGATTTGCAAATTATGCCTTTTTAATATTCATGAAAACCGATTGGCATATAAACGATatgcaaaaataaaaaaaaattaaatcgattGTAAAATAAATATCTCAATTGATTAAATCCTTTTTGCAAAACTAAATCCAATCAAAAAAATAATCCAACTGATGGATTCTTGTTGGCATGGAAGTGAAAGTTAAGGTTAGTTAACTCCAGTTTCCCTTATCTTATACGTATTATATGTATTTAGCATTTTAAAGATATTGAGTTATTCATTATTTTTTAAATCAGTCAAAGAGatgttgattatatctataaacatgggtcaaaatatagaatctaatcatgtttattcaatcataacgtaaatatagataccaagttaGAGACACTTACCTGTGGGAGTGGTCATCTTTGAAGAAGAAGATAAAGCCATGACTCCCGTTATGGTACCTTAGGTTAatggatcaccttagagagaatTTTAGTATTGGTGTTCTTTATAAGTTTTTGATCACTTATCATCGATATATAAAGATCAATGAATAATGGTCATGAATAGTGATCCGTTATAAAAACTCTATGTATTCTCTTATTAatggtacctaaagggaaatcgTTATTGCCCCTTGAGCTAATTAATatttacaattactaccatcaagtaacTGTCGAggactagttatgtcatattgaTAATGTTATCAAATGATCCGTAAGGCCAtatcaacgggttatttctaacaaGAGAGACTAAGTCACCTCTTTATGGTTCTTAAATGTGTTTTGTGTTTGTCTTTTGTATAGATACATCAGTCGTTTAGTTATAGTAAATTTATATATAATTTCAATAAAGTAATTATCAACTTGATGAATGAAAAATGACAagataatatataaataataaccCTCATGGACATTATATATCCCTCATCTTTATATAAAGTTGTGACATTGACAAAGCAAATAACATCCACCGCAAGTACGTTTTCAAGATTTTATCACTTTTCTTAGACAGAACGTGCAGGTGATACAAGTGATTAATTAATTATATACTTTATTTTCAATGTGCTATATCATTTAATATATCATATAAATGAATAGGTGcctttaaaaatatatatataaaaatgaaAAGGTTAGTTAgctttcaaaattaaaaaaaaaagatgctTTGAAAGTTATTCTATAATAGGTTAAAACCTCGTATATTAAACGaactaaataaatataattttacatagtaagttaaaaaagttatatttttaaaaacaagTGCATTGCACGGATTGAATAAACACGTGTATTATACGGCTTGAATATATATAATGTAACCGGTTAACACACTCAATCAtaaatatatgttttaaaaaatgaactttgatgtattatatattttttataaaattttactttgttcttTATCTATTATTATGTTAGAAACTTGTCTATTACATaagttataacattttactttgtgtttttatttattaataggtCAGAAAATTGTCTGTCACACGTGATTGAGTCAATGaaatattaaataattatattaataagcagaaaaacaaaaaaaaacagtaaaaagtaTAAATATTAAACAAAAAAGAGATAAgcgaaaaaataaaataatatagcAATAATCATTGAAACAAATATTAACAAATAACCCGTTATACTAAACAATATATATTGATTCTAATATATATATGACAAAATTATCCATTTTATCTATTATATGGATATATTCCAACTAATGTCTAATTTAATTTATGGATAAATTACTTTTTGTGTCTCTGTGTTTTATATAATTATGGGTTTTAACTAATtaagtccaaaagcaaaaagtttaatgACCTGAGTctccataagcattttctttaaccatttgagtccaaatttctaacacagttagaattttgttgttaagttttgttaaatgaccaaattacccctataaaacacagggactcaaaaagaaaaataatatataatcCCCCAATTTACAAATTACCCCTATATATCTCCACCTGAATCGTAATTGTTCTATATATCTCCACCTGAATCGTAATTTTTCTGCAAACGCCATTAATAAACCTGAATCAATGCCAAGAAAATACCTCATCATTTCTCTCTTTAAGTTACACCATTAATACTCCTATTTTATATATCTCCACCTGAATTTGGAATTCGGATTGTGTGGCCAAAAAATGGGAAAAAAACAAGGGTTTTTCTCGTCTCTACGACAGGATTTGGTCCGAGGTTTATCGCCGGGAAGGTCACGTGCCAAAAGTCCGTCAATGATGGGGCTTTTCCGACGAGGCCACGTGACAAACTCGGAGCTTTTTGTTGGAATATCCGGGAGTTTGAATGGGGAAGCTCTAGCACCGTTGATTGACTGACCCGATCCGGAGGGTTTGGAAACTGGGGAGTTGAAACGGGTCGGATCGGGCATTGGGAACTGGGTGAAGGGGCAATTGGCTAGGGCTTCGTCGATGACGTCATCAATGGCGTATAAGCAGAGGTCTGATTTGAGGCTTACTCGAGGACGTTTCGGAGCACCGGAATCCTTACTCGAGGCTTTCTCCTTCTTTGTTGGTACGGTGGTGGGGATGATGGCGATACAgtggtggggatggtggtggtgcggtggGGATGATGGTGGTGTAATGGTGATGACGATGGAGGTGGTGTGGTGGTGCAGCGGTTGTAGTTGATGTGGTGGTGAAGATGGAGGTGCAGCGATGGTGGGTGGGTGGTGGTGACAATGGAGGTGCAGTGGTGGTGTGATGTTGATGGTGGAAGTGTGGTGGTGGGAAGATGAATGTGATTTagagagaaaaagaagaagatagAAACTAGAAAGTTGCAGGTtcttttagagcattcacattctatccacCAAATATTGAGAGAGAGGTTTTTAAATTCTAAAAAGTGGTTTAAGTAGTTGTGAGTGGAGgggagagaaaatgttactgttcatctgtatatttgggggacaTTGTTCACTctgtatatttttttaatatattttgaaagtggttgtgagtagagaaAAAATAAaaggtaataataaaagtataaaatattattatttaattgaaaggagagaGAATATATAGttgtttttattatatttttagggTATAAAATGgtggatagaatgtgaatgctcttagagaGAGAAGGGAGTAAAGATAACAAATTACTTTTTATAACCAGGGGTAATTTAATCATTTAATAATAGTTAACTAAAAAATTATAACAGTGTTAAAAATTTGGACTTAAATCGTTAAGAAAAGTGACTATagagactcagggcgttaaacattttgattttgaactcaagtggttaaaaccctaaaacataggatctcaaaaagtaatttaccctatttTTATTTATATGATTTGAAGATAATTTTATGTGAAATTAATAGCTTGTTTTTTAATATCTTTTAAAATGTATAGGAATAATATAGCATGTTATTCGGTTCAAAGTAAAGATGACGAATTTCATTTTGTTGTTTGTTTTAGTCTTATCATTTATTAATATCTATATATAACGAATATCTTTAATTATAAAAAGTAAGTATTTATAATTAAGTATGGAATATTggcgaaaaaacaaaaaaatagatAGCTTCAATAAATTATAGATATTTCATAtaggtttattttatttttgcaaGGTTCAAGAATACATAATTtaagaaaacaaaataaatatttataataagaaTAAGAAGATTATTATATCCTTGAAATAATATGAGGTATAATAGGAACAAGAAGATTGTTATATCCTTGAAATAGTATGAAGTTATGCAACAAAAATAGGGGTCAAAATAGAGGCATTTCTCTCTTAATGGGGAAAAATAAAATGTTGATAAGAAAACATTGTTTTACTGGCGGTGTTTGGGATTGAGTTTGGAAATGACTTATTAAATTGTTAGAGCGAATAAGTCAGTTGGCTTTTGGAAATGACTGGCTTTTGGAAATGACTTCGTGACTTATTGGCTTATTTTTTAAAAAGATAATAAGTCGATAAGTCATTTTCAAACTTAATCCCAAACACACTCTAATATCTAATTGCTTTCAACCGAAATCGCCTAAAGTTACTTGTCAACTAGATGTTTTCAAGTCACATTCGATCATCATTTCATGTTTTCTTTAAAAACGACCTCTCATTTACTATTAGTAGACGGTCTATCATAACACAAAAATAGCAAACAAATATATCAAATAATATCTTACTCATAGTGTGGGTACACTAACACCAACCCAAAAACGAACAAAGCCAATGAATCAATTCCATAGAAACATATATATTAACAATTTCAATAAAAACACAAGGAGTAAAACATTATTTTTGAACTTTTTTACGTAAGAAGAAACAAAAAATCAAACTCAAAACTTATATTACAAATCGACAATATTTAGCCATATTCTAGTCCAGTTAAAAGGTCACCCTGGTCCACTCTCGGTGTATATACCCGCCCTTAATTTGGCCTTTGGGTGTAGTCAAGCAACCAAAACCGATGTCTTTTGGTTAAACACTATTCGACAACATATGTGAAGGGTCATCGGCTACAGGCTCCGGCAACATCAGTGTTCGTATTTCCGGCAGCAGTTCCCGATCAAAAAACTCATCATATTCGACTCTATCCCCAGCTTTCTTTTTAACTTCCACCAATCTCAAACTCGGTGTCAACTCAAATATCTCAACCACAATAGTCAACGGGCCTTTCACACCTTCCCTAGACCCTTCCAAACTCACCCGGAAACCCTTTTTCCGAACAGTAAAACTAACCATCTTACCAATCTCCTCAAGTTTCGAAACAATGTTCGAAACTGACGCACCCGACACGAACCGGGTATCCTCACTACCGTCCTCAAACAGGCCAGACAAACTAAACCCACGAGAGAACGAAATTAAATCAAATGCGTTCAAACTCGCGGGTCTAGGGATGGTTGTGACCCGCTTTCGGGTCACACTATCTGTTGTCGAATAATCAGACGAATAATCAATCTCATCCGCTTCAATCTCGCCATCTTTCACACTAAACAACTTATCATCTTCAAAGTAAAATTTAATATGCTGAAAACCCTTCTTAAACCATCGGGTTTCCATGATCTCGGGTATGGTTATTCTTTTTTCCGGGTTTGTAACAAGTAAACGTTTTAAAAACCGGGTTAACTCGGGCGAAAACCATCGCGGACACCGGAACTCGcctttgtaaatctttttgtacATAACCATAACGTTATGATCATTAAATGGTAAATAACCAGCCATTAACACAAATAAGATCACCCCACATGACCACACATCAACTTTAGCAGCTTCATAACCTTTGCGCCCTAAAACTTCGGGCGCAACATATGCGGGTGTCCCGCAAAACGTGTGAAACAAACCATCGTCTCTAAGTTGATCCGATATCGCGCTGAGCCCGAAATCAGATACTTTTAGATTACCATCTTCGTCTAGTAATATGTTTTCGGGTTTTAGATCTCGATGGAACACACCACGGGCGTGACAAAACCCTACTGCGGAAATGAGTTGTTGGAAATAGTTTCTTGCGGTTTCTTCTTTTAATCTGCCTTTAGCGACTTTGTTGAATAGTTCGCCGCCTTTAACGTATTCCATGACGAAGAATATTTTGGTTTTGGTTGCCATTACTTCGAAGAGTTGGACGATGTTCGGGTGGCGAACTCGTCGGAGGATGGAGATTTCTCGTTTGATGTGGGAGATTAACCCGCCTTTCATGATTTGTTCCTTGTCGATGACTTTAATCGCGACGAATTCGTTGGTTTTGACGTTGCGGGCCAGGTAGACTTTGGAGAAACTGCCCTGGCCGAGGAGTTTTCCGAGGTCGTATCGGCCTAGGAGGAGTTCTTGGCCTTCTTTTCTAGTGGTTGTAGGTGAGTTTGCCGCCATGACACTAAGTGTTTCAGGGTTTAGTGTTTCAGGTTTAGTAAGTTGTGTTGGGTTAAACATTTGAAAGGTTTGGTTTTGGTTTGGGAGGAGTTTTGTTGATGATGTTTGTGAGGTGTGTAGAAACAGGGTTGGCTTGTTTGTCTACTAAGAGATGTGATGATATATTTGGGTGTATATACAAAAAAAGTATACTTCGTGATAACCAACGAATGTCCTACATGTTTGTTGGACTAAATAAAgaaaatatatgtattttcaGGGGGTGTCAATCTCTCAATCTTTTAGCCgctaaattaattaataaacgCTAACACgacttatatatatttttagtagAATTAAATGTCAATTTTAGTCTTGGTTTTGTTTATTTTACTAGTTTAGttcaaatttttcatttttcgtctgtgagtacaaaaaggtttcaccgttacCATTTTAGTCTACTAGGTTAACTTAatctattttttatgttaacgagaagggcaatttggtcatttttcatgtaattctgttaactagaaggacaattcggtcatataaaatgactaaactacccttctcgttaacagaaaaaatggatgaacttaatccagtggactaaaatggcaacagtgaaatTCTTTTAGAACTATAggcgaaaaataaaacctttggattAAACTAGCAAAATGGCACAAACCACaggtgtgacaactggcaaaaataatggtaattccgtacaacttaaacaCTTGGTTTAACATTTAATTTCCCTCTTTACGATTTAATTATCGCATGATTAGGTTGTACAAAGTCTAGCAATCATAGGACGTGgttaaaaatgctaaaaaaatATTAACACAATCGCTATGTCGCGAGAAAACCgcaaactatgtcctaatatgttggcaaaatgctgaaaAAACTATTCACCTGagcacactattcatgccagctaGTTCTGAAAACTGTCAAAACGAGCAACGAAGGGCACAGGTGCACTTGGTAGATGGAATACAAATAAAAATCCCGAATTAGGGGCACTGAATCATTAAAACACTTTAAATTCCGGAAAAACGTGTCGTTGAAATATGTTCGAACCGCGCCAAATTATAACCAAAAATAAAATGTCCGCGGCactaaaattcagcattttaatgtccgtagaacttgtaaataatattttacatCATAAATAAGCCCAGGGATATCAATGGGATACCCGAAATATAAACTCCCGGTGCTACGCCACAACTTTCACACATTGTCCAAGTTCGAGCCGATAGGCGAATAAATTATATTTCTACCATCCAATCTCCTAAACTAAAAGGCTAGCGAACTAGTTAGCGATATTTTGGTGTCACAAACGCCTTGAATAAACGCTATAATGTTGATGGTAAATTAGAACCCTAGCTCACGGTACTACACTACAACTTTTGTATATCACCCGATATCGAACCGGTGAGCGAGCTAGCGGTATTTTGACCATCCAAAACATATACTCACTAAACTAGTAAACTAATTAAAGTTCATTTAGAACTCTAAACTATTATTAACACCCTAATTACCCTACCTAAATTAATTACCTAAATTAACATATTAGTGTATctatatatatgtaacaaaaaaaaaattattaatatAAACTTATAACCCCCCAAATCGGTCATGGTGGACCCTACCACAAGATCACCTACAAAAAAGTTTAGAGTATGGTGCTAGATATGAAGAGCATGGTATGTGAAATTATTTATTAAACACCTTACTTCTTTCAATTATTCATATCACCTTCACACTCATTTTTATCATTCAAAATATCAACCAACACTCCCTTCCCCTGGTTCTTGGTCTCGGCCTCAAACCACCACAATAATACCACCATTTTCTTTGATTAAACACCCCATTTTCACCTAAATTAAGCCTATACAAGACCATCTAAGCATCACTTATACATGGAGCACATTTAGGGCTTTGGTTGGAGCTTAATCTTTTCTAAATAATCATCTTAGGACACTTGCAAAGTGGTAAGCATCTTACTTATCATTTTTAAGCTTGTTATCATATGTAGATTATTAAAGTACTTGTTGATCATCTTGAAATCAAAGAAAAATTCCACTTAAAACCCTAAACCAAAACTTAACAACTTACTAAATGTGAagtattatgtgattattatgtgttATAGAGTTGTATGATCTTGCTTATCTTGGTTAAAATAAGTTGTTTAAACTTATAATTTAAGTTGAGCATGTTGTTTATTTAGTGTAGTAAACTAGATTAGTGATGATCTTGATGGGTTAGTctcaaaaatatgatttaaacaacTAGATGT encodes:
- the LOC110878836 gene encoding CBL-interacting serine/threonine-protein kinase 12 isoform X2, translating into MFNPTQLTKPETLNPETLSVMAANSPTTTRKEGQELLLGRYDLGKLLGQGSFSKVYLARNVKTNEFVAIKVIDKEQIMKGGLISHIKREISILRRVRHPNIVQLFEVMATKTKIFFVMEYVKGGELFNKVAKGRLKEETARNYFQQLISAVGFCHARGVFHRDLKPENILLDEDGNLKVSDFGLSAISDQLRDDGLFHTFCGTPAYVAPEVLGRKGYEAAKVDVWSCGVILFVLMAGYLPFNDHNVMVMYKKIYKGEFRCPRWFSPELTRFLKRLLVTNPEKRITIPEIMETRWFKKGFQHIKFYFEDDKLFSLSGLFEDGSEDTRFVSGASVSNIVSKLEEIGKMVSFTVRKKGFRVSLEGSREGVKGPLTIVVEIFELTPSLRLVEVKKKAGDRVEYDEFFDRELLPEIRTLMLPEPVADDPSHMLSNSV
- the LOC110878836 gene encoding CBL-interacting serine/threonine-protein kinase 12 isoform X1, producing the protein MFNPTQLTKPETLNPETLSVMAANSPTTTRKEGQELLLGRYDLGKLLGQGSFSKVYLARNVKTNEFVAIKVIDKEQIMKGGLISHIKREISILRRVRHPNIVQLFEVMATKTKIFFVMEYVKGGELFNKVAKGRLKEETARNYFQQLISAVGFCHARGVFHRDLKPENILLDEDGNLKVSDFGLSAISDQLRDDGLFHTFCGTPAYVAPEVLGRKGYEAAKVDVWSCGVILFVLMAGYLPFNDHNVMVMYKKIYKGEFRCPRWFSPELTRFLKRLLVTNPEKRITIPEIMETRWFKKGFQHIKFYFEDDKLFSVKDGEIEADEIDYSSDYSTTDSVTRKRVTTIPRPASLNAFDLISFSRGFSLSGLFEDGSEDTRFVSGASVSNIVSKLEEIGKMVSFTVRKKGFRVSLEGSREGVKGPLTIVVEIFELTPSLRLVEVKKKAGDRVEYDEFFDRELLPEIRTLMLPEPVADDPSHMLSNSV